The following is a genomic window from Candidatus Zixiibacteriota bacterium.
GCACAGCCCAATCGCATCCCCCGCTCGTATCTCAACGGTAATGTCTTCGAGGGGATGATCGGGAATCGGCCACAGATGGGAGTCGACCTGTCGCAATCCCCGCGCACGTACGATCACCGGGGCATCAGGAGGCGCTTTTGGGACCGGCAGACCGGGTCCATGGTCATTCTGCGCGCCGGCCCAACCTGCACTCGGGCCGTCGTAGACGATCCTGCCTGCGTCGAGCGCGATGATCCGCGGTAGCCGTCTTGCCTCTTCTTCATACTGGGTGACCAGGACCATCGCCGGGGCCGCACCAACTCCTCCTTTAGTTGCCGCCTCCAGATAGGCGAAGAACTCCCGCCGACCCGATGCATCGAGATGCGAGGTCGGCTCATCGAGTATGATCAACCGACGCTGCGACGCGCGTGCGCAGGCCACCGCGACCTTCTGCTTTTCTCCTCCCGAAAGACTGTCGGTGGAACGGTCGATCAGATTGCCGAGTCCGTAGGATTGCAGCGTCTCTCGTGCAATCGCCTCAACGGGGCCGCCATCGACCACATGCTCCAGTGTCAACATCATCTCTTCCAAGACCGTCGCCCCGATCAGGTTGTCCTCGGGCGACTGAAAGACGATGGCACCGTACGGCGGAATTGCCTGCCCGCTCTCGACGATCACGCGACCCCGAGTCGGAGCCAAAAGACCGGCGAGAATCAAGGCGAGTGTCGACTTGCCGGAGCCGTTCGGGCCGACGATCGCCACGCGCTCGCCGGAAACGACTGTCAGAGACACGTCGGTCAAGGCGGGAATGGCATCGCCCTGATCTGGCGCGTACGTTGCCGACACCTGGTCACAGCGATACAACACAGGAGGCCATGATAAGCGAAAAGCTCCGCCGGCAGTAGCGTCGACGGAGTCCGATCACTGCTCGCCCGAGGGGCTATCAGCCGCAATCGAGATCGCGACCGGCGCGGGCCTCATCGACCCGCGAACGCGGGGTGTCATGGGGCGCAGAGTTCACAAGTTCGGGATCGGTCTCGGCCTCACGCGCAATCTGTAGCAGGATTTCGGCGTAGGCATCGAGCCGCTCCCGACTCTCCGTTTCGGTCGGCTCGATCATCAGCGCCTCGGGGACGATCAGCGGGAAGTAGACCGTGGGGGCATGCACGCCGAAATCGAGGAGCCGTTTGGCGATGGCACCGGCGCGGACGCCATGCTTCTTCTGACGCGCGGCCGAGGCAACGAACTCGTGCATGCAGGGGCCGGGATGGGGGATGTCGTAGGCATCCCGAATGAGCGTACGCAAATAGTTGGCGGCCAGGATCGCATCGCGCGACACTTCGGCCAGTCCATCCGGCCCCAGGCTACGAATGTAGGTGTAGGCCCGTACCAGGACGCCGAAGTTGCCGAAGAACAAGTGCACGGAACCGATGGACTCCGGCCCTGGGGCGACCCGGGCATACGATTCTGCACCGTCCGAGACGGATCGGACGATCGCCGGGCCCGGCAGGAAGGGTATCAATTCGCGCTTGGCACCGACCGCAGCCGCACCCGGCCCACCGCCGCCATGGGGTGTCGAGAATGTCTTGTGCAGGTTCAAATGCAGGACATCGAATCCCATGTCGCCGGCGCGGGCCAGCCCCAGCAGGGCATTCGTATTGGCGCCATCGTTGTACAGCAACGCGCCGCGCGCATGCGCCATGGCGGCAATGCGGACGATGTCGCGCTCGAACAACCCGAGCGTGTTCGGATTCGTCAACATGATGCAGGCCACGGTCTCATCGAGCACCTGCCCCAGCACATCCGGGTCAACCAGCCCCTGATCGTTCGATTTGATCGCCACGGATTCGAAGCCGGTGAGCGTCACCGAGGCGGGATTGGTTCCGTGCGAGGAGTCGGGTATGATCACGCGTCGACGGTCCTCACCACGGCGACGGTGATAGGCGCGCGCCATCAAGAGCCCGACCATTTCTCCCTGCGCCCCGGCGGAGGGCTGCAAGCGCACCTCATCCATGCCGGTGATCTCCGCCAGGTCGCGCGCCAACTCCCACAGGACCTGTAACGCCCCCTGGCAGTCGGAATCGGGGCTCTCCGGGTGCAGCCGCGCCATCCCGGGGATTGACGCCACGCGCTCATTGATCTTGGGGTTGTACTTCATCGTACACGACCCCAGAGGATAGGTGTTCTTGTCAATGTGGTGGTTGCGCGTCGACAATCGCGTGTAGTGGCGCACGACTTCGATCTCTGAGACGTCGGGCCAGTCGGGCGCGGACACGCGGCGCAGTTCCGACGGAAGTGCCCATACCGGGCCGATGGCGGGAACTTGGGACGTGGGAATCGTGACCCCGACCGTGCCTGCGGCCGAGAGGTCGAATATGGTCGTGTTGTCCGGATCCCTCATCGGCGCACTCCCCGCTGTCACTGGGTCGGTTCAGCGGGCTGGGGCTCCAATTGGCGGATACGCCCCTCGACCCACTCCCGTTCCTGTGAGCCCTTGAAGTCCTTCAGGAATGCCCGGTAGTGGCGAAGGGCCTCGGACGTGTCGCCCGCCTGCGCATAGAGCCAGGGAATGTAGATGGCCGCGTCCTCGAGCCATTCCGATTTCGAGAACTTCTTGGCAATCTGCTTGAACTCCTCAATGGCCTTGTACCAGCTTTCCTCGCGGCGGTGCATCATGCCCATCGCAAAGAGAGCGTCGTCCGCGCGTCCGGAGCTGTTCTTCGGATCGCGCGTCAGCACCTGATCGAACTGCCCCCGCGCCTTGGCGAAATCGCCGCGACGCATGTAGATCTCCCCCTGCGCAAATGCGGCGGACGGGTCGCCCGGCTTGTCCCGGGCGCGCTGCTCCCAATCCCACAGGACACCATGACCCTCAAGGTAGTCTACGATCGTCTGCCGAAACTGCGCTGGAGGAACATACCCCACGACGCGGTCCACTTCCTGCCCTTCACTATTGGTCAGCACCATCGTGGGGTAGGCCCAGACGGCAAAACGCCGCGCCGTCGCGGTATCGATTTCGGCATCGACCCGCACGAACACGAGTCGCTTCTCCAAGTCGATGACCCCGGGATCGGCGAAGGTCGATTCGTCCATGACCCGGCACCAGCGGCACCAGTCGGTGTAAAGCGCCAGTAGAACCTGACGTTTGCTGGAGTCAGCCAGTGGTTTGGCCTCCGCAAGCGAATTGAACCAGCTGATTCCGGTCGAAACCGTGTCCGACGGCTCCTGGGCAGCCAGAGGGACAGCCCAGAAGACCAGGAACAGGATTGTCAGCAGACTGCGAATACGCACGGCTTCACCCGGTGAATGACGGAAGATCAGGGGCTCGGCGACAGACCCTGGGGCACCGCCTTGGATCTTTCCCCTGTGCCGCTGGTGGCCGCCGACAACTCGCGGACATAGCGGTCGAGCTTCTCACGTGAGTGTTTCTCCGTGACGCAAACGAGGATCCGGCGGTCGAAACCGGGAAACCGCCCGGCCAGATCGATCCCGCCCAAGATCCCCTGCCGGCGCAACTGCGCCAGGACAACGCGGGAGCTCACCGGTGCTTCGATTACGAATTCATTGAAGAAAGCGCGACCGAACGGCACGCGGAAACCATCGAGACCCGCAATCTGCTCGGCCAAGTAGTGTGCCCGTTCGCAGCACGTCTGCGCCAGAGCGGTGATCCCCTGTCGGCCCAACAGCGACATGTAAATCGCAGCGCGCGTGGCCAACAGCGCCTGCGCCGTGCAGATGTTGGAGGTGGCCTTGTCGCGCCGGATATGCTGTTCACGTGTCTGCAGAGTGGTCACGAATGCCATCCGCCCGTTGGCATCGACG
Proteins encoded in this region:
- a CDS encoding ATP-binding cassette domain-containing protein; amino-acid sequence: MSATYAPDQGDAIPALTDVSLTVVSGERVAIVGPNGSGKSTLALILAGLLAPTRGRVIVESGQAIPPYGAIVFQSPEDNLIGATVLEEMMLTLEHVVDGGPVEAIARETLQSYGLGNLIDRSTDSLSGGEKQKVAVACARASQRRLIILDEPTSHLDASGRREFFAYLEAATKGGVGAAPAMVLVTQYEEEARRLPRIIALDAGRIVYDGPSAGWAGAQNDHGPGLPVPKAPPDAPVIVRARGLRQVDSHLWPIPDHPLEDITVEIRAGDAIGLCGPIGAGKTTLALHLAGLIERWEGEMTWCDMPGHEAPAMVMQFPERQLFCSTVLDDVAVGPKARGLKSGELATAVTIALDRVGLPAATFARRAPFSLSGGQRRRAALAGIAAIPSRLYLLDEPQASLDAEGQASLESLLRDWLERRAAYVIISHDLEFLRRLTRRVWVLDKGRIIFDGTWAALERHGGVLDAIGFR
- the gcvPB gene encoding aminomethyl-transferring glycine dehydrogenase subunit GcvPB encodes the protein MRDPDNTTIFDLSAAGTVGVTIPTSQVPAIGPVWALPSELRRVSAPDWPDVSEIEVVRHYTRLSTRNHHIDKNTYPLGSCTMKYNPKINERVASIPGMARLHPESPDSDCQGALQVLWELARDLAEITGMDEVRLQPSAGAQGEMVGLLMARAYHRRRGEDRRRVIIPDSSHGTNPASVTLTGFESVAIKSNDQGLVDPDVLGQVLDETVACIMLTNPNTLGLFERDIVRIAAMAHARGALLYNDGANTNALLGLARAGDMGFDVLHLNLHKTFSTPHGGGGPGAAAVGAKRELIPFLPGPAIVRSVSDGAESYARVAPGPESIGSVHLFFGNFGVLVRAYTYIRSLGPDGLAEVSRDAILAANYLRTLIRDAYDIPHPGPCMHEFVASAARQKKHGVRAGAIAKRLLDFGVHAPTVYFPLIVPEALMIEPTETESRERLDAYAEILLQIAREAETDPELVNSAPHDTPRSRVDEARAGRDLDCG
- a CDS encoding tetratricopeptide repeat protein — encoded protein: MRIRSLLTILFLVFWAVPLAAQEPSDTVSTGISWFNSLAEAKPLADSSKRQVLLALYTDWCRWCRVMDESTFADPGVIDLEKRLVFVRVDAEIDTATARRFAVWAYPTMVLTNSEGQEVDRVVGYVPPAQFRQTIVDYLEGHGVLWDWEQRARDKPGDPSAAFAQGEIYMRRGDFAKARGQFDQVLTRDPKNSSGRADDALFAMGMMHRREESWYKAIEEFKQIAKKFSKSEWLEDAAIYIPWLYAQAGDTSEALRHYRAFLKDFKGSQEREWVEGRIRQLEPQPAEPTQ